One window of Bacillus sp. THAF10 genomic DNA carries:
- a CDS encoding LacI family DNA-binding transcriptional regulator: MATIEDVARLAGLSRTTVSRVINNHPYVSEKKRMLVSKAMSELGYVPNSSARSLRSQKTEMIALLIPRVMNPFFSELIERMEMAAAENGYQLIICQTKYSKKKELDYLNLLKTRQVDGIILSSIQNDWNIIQPFLDYGPIVLCNEYEDEAEVPSVRLDQVYGGYISTKHLLELGHRKVAYCTGGYKSSVAMGREAGFRKALAEYNTDFIEAFVFMEAFTIEDGRRVFREILELDDKPTAIFSGGDEVAAGIISEAKRHGWKVPEDLAVVGFDNQAITELVEPTITTVNQPIDEMARKAFQVMMEKIQSKRYRHKEIFEYDLELIVRESTVKQGVYV; encoded by the coding sequence GTGGCAACAATAGAAGATGTAGCACGATTAGCAGGGTTATCCCGAACCACAGTTTCCCGTGTCATCAACAATCATCCATATGTATCAGAAAAAAAGCGTATGCTCGTATCAAAGGCAATGAGCGAGCTTGGCTATGTTCCAAACTCATCAGCTAGAAGCCTGCGTAGTCAGAAAACGGAAATGATCGCGCTTTTGATTCCTCGTGTAATGAACCCTTTTTTTAGCGAGCTTATTGAACGAATGGAAATGGCAGCTGCAGAAAATGGCTATCAGCTCATCATTTGTCAAACTAAATACTCGAAAAAAAAGGAACTAGATTACTTGAATCTGTTAAAAACAAGGCAAGTGGATGGGATTATTCTTTCTTCCATTCAAAATGACTGGAATATCATTCAGCCCTTTTTGGATTATGGTCCGATTGTTTTGTGCAATGAATACGAAGATGAAGCAGAAGTGCCGTCTGTTAGGCTTGATCAAGTATATGGTGGCTACATATCTACTAAACACTTATTAGAGCTTGGTCATCGTAAAGTTGCTTACTGTACAGGAGGCTATAAAAGCAGTGTTGCAATGGGAAGAGAAGCTGGATTTAGAAAGGCCTTGGCTGAGTACAATACAGATTTTATCGAAGCATTCGTCTTTATGGAAGCCTTTACTATAGAGGATGGCAGAAGGGTTTTTCGCGAAATTCTCGAATTAGACGACAAACCAACGGCTATTTTTAGTGGGGGAGATGAAGTAGCAGCGGGAATTATATCAGAAGCAAAACGCCATGGTTGGAAAGTGCCTGAGGATCTTGCTGTGGTTGGCTTTGATAACCAGGCGATAACTGAGCTGGTGGAACCAACGATTACTACTGTTAATCAGCCAATAGATGAGATGGCACGTAAAGCCTTTCAGGTGATGATGGAGAAGATACAGTCGAAGAGATACCGTCACAAGGAAATATTTGAATATGATCTCGAGCTAATTGTTCGGGAATCAACGGTCAAACAAGGGGTTTACGTATAG
- a CDS encoding MBL fold metallo-hydrolase has translation MKLTVVGFWGGYPAANSATSGYLVEHDNFRLLIDCGSGVLAQLQNYIDVTELDAVILSHYHHDHVADIGPLQYARLVSYYMGKSVATLPIYGHKEDEQSFTALDHKEFTKGIAYQPDAPLHIGPFMIEFLKTTHPVPCYAMKVSAGNKSFVYTADSSYQESFISFTSGADLLISECNLYAHQDGTNPGHMNSHDAANIAEGAGVPQLLLTHLPHFGNPLQLVKEASERYKGKITLAHKGYSWESDKE, from the coding sequence ATGAAGCTTACAGTTGTAGGGTTTTGGGGTGGTTACCCAGCAGCAAATAGTGCCACTTCAGGCTATTTAGTTGAGCATGATAATTTCCGACTTTTGATAGATTGCGGTAGTGGTGTATTAGCACAGCTACAAAATTACATAGATGTAACAGAGCTTGATGCCGTCATTTTGTCTCATTATCATCACGATCATGTGGCAGATATCGGTCCGCTTCAATATGCAAGGCTGGTCTCCTATTATATGGGCAAATCGGTTGCTACTCTGCCAATATATGGTCACAAGGAAGATGAACAAAGTTTTACAGCACTAGACCACAAAGAATTTACCAAAGGAATAGCATACCAACCAGATGCCCCCTTGCACATCGGACCTTTTATGATTGAATTTCTAAAAACAACGCATCCCGTACCTTGCTATGCAATGAAAGTGTCAGCGGGGAATAAGAGCTTTGTTTACACGGCAGACTCTAGCTATCAGGAATCATTTATTTCGTTTACTAGTGGGGCAGACTTACTAATTAGTGAATGTAATTTGTATGCTCATCAAGATGGTACGAATCCTGGTCATATGAACAGTCATGATGCTGCAAACATTGCCGAGGGTGCTGGTGTACCACAGTTGCTGTTAACACATCTTCCCCATTTTGGGAACCCGTTACAGCTCGTCAAAGAGGCATCTGAGCGTTATAAAGGAAAAATTACATTAGCACATAAAGGATATAGTTGGGAGAGTGATAAAGAATGA
- the hemY gene encoding protoporphyrinogen oxidase, producing the protein MIEEKKRVVIIGGGITGLSAAYYLQKESKEKNLNIEITLIEASNRLGGKIQTVKKDGYIIERGPDSFLERKKSAGRLVKEVGLENQLVNNATGQAFILLKGELHRMPEGAVMGIPTKLSPFVTTGLFSPIGKIRAAADLILPAYKSEGKDQSLGSFFRRRLGDEVVENLIEPLLSGIYAGDIDKLSLQSTFPQFQQVEEKYRSLILGIKQTTPKQPAHKKKGMFQTLRGGLQMLVGAIEDKLNQVKILKAVKVDTLKKNGDGYRLSLSNSKTIDCESVIVATPHHTIGNMMKDIDYLAPLQQMNSTSVATIAMAFDASALKKDIDGTGFVVSRNNDYTITACTWTHKKWPHTTPKGKVILRCYVGRVGEEAIVDQSDEEIKKVVLDDLNKIMKIDAEPDFSIVTRWKEAMPQYAVGHKEMLRQISERLATDMPGVYLAGSSFEGVGLPDCIDSGEAAVKAVLQTLNTEKPVIRV; encoded by the coding sequence ATGATTGAGGAGAAAAAAAGGGTTGTCATCATCGGAGGAGGCATTACAGGCCTATCCGCAGCCTACTATCTTCAAAAAGAAAGCAAAGAAAAAAATCTTAATATAGAAATTACCCTAATCGAGGCAAGTAATCGCTTGGGGGGCAAAATCCAAACGGTTAAAAAAGATGGCTATATCATTGAACGCGGACCAGATTCTTTTCTTGAGCGAAAGAAAAGTGCAGGCAGACTGGTAAAAGAAGTTGGTCTTGAAAATCAACTTGTAAACAATGCGACTGGTCAGGCATTCATCCTGCTTAAAGGCGAACTGCACCGCATGCCTGAAGGGGCTGTTATGGGCATACCAACAAAGCTATCCCCCTTTGTAACAACTGGTTTATTTTCTCCGATTGGGAAGATTCGCGCAGCTGCAGACTTAATTCTACCTGCATATAAAAGCGAAGGAAAAGACCAATCACTTGGCTCTTTTTTCAGAAGAAGACTTGGAGATGAAGTTGTGGAAAATCTCATTGAGCCCTTATTATCTGGAATTTACGCCGGAGATATTGATAAGCTCAGCCTGCAATCAACTTTTCCCCAGTTTCAACAGGTGGAAGAAAAATACCGGAGCCTTATACTAGGAATCAAACAGACCACTCCAAAGCAACCTGCTCATAAGAAAAAGGGAATGTTTCAAACCCTTAGAGGTGGTCTGCAAATGCTCGTTGGTGCAATTGAAGATAAGCTGAATCAAGTGAAAATACTAAAAGCGGTAAAAGTAGACACTTTAAAGAAAAATGGTGATGGCTACCGGTTATCCCTTAGCAATAGCAAAACTATTGACTGTGAGAGTGTAATTGTAGCAACTCCTCATCATACGATTGGAAATATGATGAAAGATATTGATTATCTTGCTCCCCTACAACAGATGAACTCTACCTCTGTTGCTACTATTGCTATGGCGTTTGATGCCTCTGCACTTAAAAAGGACATTGATGGAACTGGCTTTGTTGTTTCAAGAAATAATGATTATACGATTACTGCTTGTACCTGGACACATAAAAAGTGGCCTCATACAACGCCGAAAGGAAAAGTAATTCTTCGTTGTTATGTAGGTCGAGTGGGAGAGGAAGCCATCGTTGATCAAAGTGACGAAGAAATCAAAAAAGTTGTTTTAGATGATTTAAATAAGATCATGAAAATTGATGCCGAACCGGACTTTTCCATTGTCACCCGTTGGAAAGAGGCGATGCCTCAATATGCGGTTGGTCACAAGGAAATGCTTCGTCAAATAAGTGAGCGTCTTGCTACAGATATGCCTGGTGTATATTTAGCTGGTAGTTCCTTTGAAGGCGTCGGTCTTCCTGATTGTATTGATTCAGGAGAGGCTGCTGTTAAAGCAGTATTGCAAACATTAAATACAGAAAAACCTGTTATACGAGTTTAA
- the yhfH gene encoding protein YhfH — protein sequence MLVKSTEFFKTLPPKKCVECKKTMDEQHECYGNHCNECMSSQLK from the coding sequence ATGCTAGTAAAAAGTACTGAATTTTTCAAAACCTTGCCGCCGAAAAAATGCGTAGAATGCAAAAAAACAATGGATGAACAGCACGAGTGCTATGGTAACCATTGTAATGAGTGTATGTCTAGTCAACTAAAATAA
- a CDS encoding ATP-binding protein → MNRITEKLPGVVSQARQVWTMEKTINANQLHMIHKKNKLMLAVFIILVSCGLVTNLFIFPVIVPVIIITSMVGFAIVTYFVRHPNLAKQGMYVIVCISFVPFWVIAYLDLDVINFFFLTLPLIMSSIYNRLLPIIIASALTFITMIYFYFYYYEAVFYNNLKVDVFYFLLFTLFVTVYLIFSSRFIGNILHKAEEKEKRTTRELLSTKEYLEAYFNNTTDAIGVYDLSGMLLNANGSFEKMFAVNAEKYIGTSTDFLSFTSSKSLNVLQTKLDNQKQLSFELLTHTAMEIQIDVNITVTPVRGENGEILALVFLIKDVTDKKRTEEALMQSEKLSVIGELAAGVAHEIRNPVTVLKGFVHLLSKETDDKEFYHIMDKELERINQITNEFMALAKPQAIKIKKVNFKNLIQEVYAFLESEAFIHQVTIEVYHPNGEIWIDCEPNQIKQVLINIIKNGMEAMPSGGKIHIQTGLKNEYVHLAIKDEGCGIPKDLLDKVGKPFFTTKDNGTGLGLMVSMKIIENHSGNFIMDSKEQSGTTVNIYLPFSTAAKPE, encoded by the coding sequence ATGAATAGAATAACGGAGAAGCTACCTGGTGTTGTTTCACAAGCAAGGCAAGTGTGGACGATGGAGAAAACAATAAATGCCAACCAGCTCCACATGATTCATAAAAAAAACAAGCTAATGCTCGCTGTTTTTATCATTTTAGTATCGTGTGGACTGGTTACCAATCTCTTTATATTTCCTGTCATCGTACCTGTTATCATCATTACTTCAATGGTTGGATTTGCAATCGTAACATATTTTGTCCGGCATCCAAATCTTGCAAAGCAGGGAATGTATGTTATCGTCTGCATCTCTTTTGTACCATTTTGGGTGATTGCGTATTTGGATTTAGATGTGATTAATTTTTTCTTTTTGACTCTGCCATTAATCATGTCATCCATTTATAATCGACTATTGCCAATAATAATAGCCAGCGCACTTACTTTCATAACCATGATATACTTCTATTTTTATTATTACGAAGCCGTATTCTATAATAATTTGAAAGTCGATGTCTTTTATTTTTTACTGTTTACATTATTTGTGACGGTGTATTTAATTTTCTCAAGTAGATTTATCGGCAACATTTTACACAAAGCGGAAGAAAAAGAGAAGAGGACAACTCGAGAGCTATTATCAACAAAAGAATACTTAGAGGCATATTTCAATAACACAACAGATGCAATTGGGGTATATGATCTATCAGGAATGCTTCTTAATGCAAACGGGTCTTTTGAAAAAATGTTTGCGGTAAATGCAGAAAAATACATTGGTACTTCGACAGATTTCTTATCCTTTACATCTAGTAAATCATTAAACGTGCTACAAACGAAATTAGACAATCAGAAGCAATTGTCCTTTGAATTATTGACCCATACAGCTATGGAAATTCAGATTGATGTTAATATTACTGTCACTCCCGTACGTGGGGAAAATGGCGAAATTCTTGCACTTGTGTTCCTCATAAAGGATGTTACCGATAAGAAAAGAACGGAAGAAGCCTTGATGCAATCGGAGAAGCTGTCTGTTATTGGGGAGCTTGCTGCCGGGGTGGCACATGAAATACGTAACCCCGTTACCGTTTTAAAAGGTTTTGTTCATCTATTATCCAAGGAAACGGATGACAAAGAATTCTATCACATAATGGACAAAGAACTAGAACGTATCAATCAAATTACTAATGAGTTTATGGCGCTTGCAAAACCACAGGCGATAAAGATAAAGAAAGTAAATTTCAAAAACCTTATCCAAGAGGTTTATGCTTTTCTAGAAAGTGAAGCATTTATTCACCAGGTCACAATAGAGGTTTATCATCCTAACGGAGAAATTTGGATTGATTGTGAACCAAATCAAATAAAACAGGTACTGATTAATATTATTAAAAATGGAATGGAAGCAATGCCTAGTGGTGGGAAGATTCATATTCAAACTGGCCTTAAGAACGAGTATGTACATCTTGCCATTAAAGACGAGGGTTGTGGGATTCCAAAAGACTTGCTTGATAAGGTAGGAAAGCCCTTTTTTACGACAAAAGATAATGGAACGGGACTTGGATTAATGGTTTCAATGAAAATCATTGAAAACCACAGTGGAAATTTTATCATGGACAGCAAGGAACAGAGTGGAACGACGGTGAACATTTACCTTCCATTTTCGACTGCTGCTAAACCCGAATAA
- the hemE gene encoding uroporphyrinogen decarboxylase → MVNQQKFNDTFLRACRGEKTEHVPLWYMRQAGRSQPEYRKIKEKYSLFEITHQPELCAYVTKLPVDQYNVDAAILYKDIMSPLPAIGVDVEIKSGIGPVIDNPIRSLQDVEKLGEITPEEDVPYVLDTIKLLTKEQLNVPLIGFAGAPFTLASYMIEGGPSKNYNKTKAFMYAEPKAWFALMDKLSEMTITYVRSQIHAGAKAIQIFDSWVGALNVEDYRYFIKPTMNRIFSALKEEEVPLIMFGVGASHLANEWHDLPLDVVGLDWRLPIAEARQRGITKTVQGNLDPAILLAPWEVIEEKTKAILDQGMEQPGYIFNLGHGVFPQVQPETLKRLAQFVHDYSSNKALF, encoded by the coding sequence ATAGTGAATCAACAAAAGTTTAACGATACATTTTTACGAGCATGTAGAGGGGAAAAAACAGAACATGTTCCACTGTGGTATATGAGACAAGCAGGACGCTCTCAGCCAGAATACCGCAAAATAAAAGAGAAATATTCCCTTTTTGAAATTACTCATCAACCGGAGCTTTGTGCTTATGTAACAAAGCTACCTGTGGACCAATACAATGTGGATGCTGCCATCCTTTATAAAGATATCATGAGCCCGCTACCTGCTATTGGTGTGGATGTGGAGATTAAATCTGGAATTGGTCCTGTTATTGATAACCCAATTCGTTCCCTACAGGATGTGGAAAAGCTTGGAGAAATCACCCCTGAAGAGGATGTGCCTTATGTACTTGATACCATTAAGCTACTTACTAAAGAACAGCTTAATGTACCTTTAATTGGTTTTGCTGGTGCACCCTTCACGTTAGCATCTTATATGATCGAGGGCGGACCATCCAAAAACTACAATAAAACTAAGGCGTTTATGTATGCTGAGCCTAAAGCATGGTTTGCATTAATGGATAAGCTCTCAGAAATGACGATTACTTATGTACGCTCTCAGATTCATGCAGGTGCAAAGGCCATTCAAATTTTTGACAGCTGGGTAGGAGCATTGAATGTAGAGGATTATCGCTACTTTATTAAACCAACCATGAACCGAATTTTTTCTGCTTTAAAAGAAGAAGAAGTTCCTTTAATCATGTTTGGTGTTGGTGCTAGTCACCTTGCAAACGAATGGCATGACCTCCCTCTTGACGTTGTTGGCCTTGATTGGCGCTTACCGATAGCGGAAGCAAGACAGCGTGGAATTACGAAAACAGTTCAAGGAAACCTTGATCCTGCCATTTTGTTGGCACCTTGGGAGGTTATTGAAGAGAAAACCAAAGCGATTCTTGACCAAGGGATGGAGCAACCAGGTTACATCTTCAATTTAGGGCACGGTGTATTCCCGCAGGTTCAACCAGAAACATTAAAACGTTTAGCTCAGTTTGTTCATGACTATTCTTCTAATAAGGCTCTTTTCTAA
- a CDS encoding TetR/AcrR family transcriptional regulator produces MFGYKATTMDQVAKIANVGKGTIYTFYSNKEELFSEIIAGILKEMRTVAERSIKPDKSFFENAHLALISLLDFRNEHQLTVKLIQEEKEIGTKVVNQELHRLEEMIICFIKEKIEIAIEKEEIRKCNSEITAFIMLKLYVALVVDWEEHHTPLSKEEIANLFELYFVKGLSL; encoded by the coding sequence ATGTTTGGTTATAAGGCCACTACCATGGATCAAGTAGCCAAAATTGCTAATGTAGGAAAAGGAACCATTTACACTTTTTATTCCAATAAAGAGGAACTTTTCAGCGAGATTATAGCTGGAATCTTAAAAGAAATGCGGACTGTAGCCGAACGTTCGATTAAACCAGACAAATCATTTTTTGAAAATGCTCACTTAGCTCTTATTAGTTTACTTGATTTTCGAAATGAACATCAATTAACTGTTAAACTAATTCAAGAAGAAAAAGAGATAGGGACAAAGGTGGTAAATCAGGAATTACATCGCCTAGAAGAAATGATCATCTGTTTTATCAAGGAAAAAATTGAAATAGCGATAGAAAAAGAGGAGATTAGAAAGTGTAATTCAGAAATAACTGCTTTTATCATGCTCAAGCTCTACGTGGCATTAGTGGTGGATTGGGAAGAGCATCATACTCCCTTATCAAAAGAGGAAATTGCTAACTTATTTGAATTATATTTTGTAAAAGGATTGTCATTGTGA
- a CDS encoding lipoate--protein ligase, giving the protein MLFIDNQGITDPRINLAIEEYALKNLDIEDTYLLFYINEPSIIIGKNQNSIEEINSNYVEENGIHVVRRLSGGGAVYHDHGNLNFSFITKDDGESFHNFKKFTAPVVEALKSLGVEAEMSGRNDILAQGRKISGNAQFSTKGRMFSHGTLLFDSEIEHVVAALNVKKDKIESKGIKSIRSRVANISEFLEESLTIEQFRQLLLEAIFKTSDIPKYELTDEDWENIHKLSKERYQNWEWNYGKSPKFNLQHSHRFPVGQIDIRLEVNKGKIENVKIFGDFFGVGDVSEVEKLLIGINFEKSAIAHALEDVDVKHYFGNITKEELINLIY; this is encoded by the coding sequence ATGCTTTTTATTGATAACCAAGGAATTACAGACCCTAGAATAAATTTGGCTATTGAAGAATACGCCTTGAAAAATCTTGATATTGAAGATACATATCTTTTATTTTATATCAATGAACCTTCCATAATTATTGGGAAAAATCAAAACAGTATCGAGGAAATCAACTCAAATTACGTAGAAGAAAATGGGATTCATGTGGTCCGGCGTCTTTCTGGTGGCGGAGCAGTGTATCACGATCACGGAAACTTAAATTTTAGCTTTATTACTAAAGACGATGGGGAGAGCTTTCATAATTTCAAGAAGTTTACCGCACCTGTCGTAGAAGCTTTGAAAAGCTTAGGTGTGGAAGCAGAAATGAGCGGAAGAAATGACATTCTTGCACAAGGAAGAAAAATTTCAGGAAATGCACAGTTCTCAACTAAAGGACGGATGTTCAGCCATGGAACATTGTTGTTTGATTCTGAAATTGAGCATGTTGTCGCAGCCCTTAATGTAAAAAAAGACAAAATTGAATCGAAAGGGATAAAGTCGATTCGCAGCCGAGTAGCGAACATAAGTGAGTTTTTGGAAGAAAGTCTTACCATTGAACAATTCCGTCAGCTCTTACTAGAAGCAATCTTTAAGACAAGTGACATTCCAAAATATGAATTAACGGATGAAGATTGGGAAAACATTCATAAGCTTTCAAAAGAACGCTATCAAAACTGGGAGTGGAATTATGGGAAATCTCCAAAGTTTAACCTCCAACATTCTCACCGCTTCCCGGTTGGACAGATTGATATTCGCTTGGAAGTGAACAAAGGGAAAATTGAAAATGTAAAAATCTTTGGTGATTTCTTTGGCGTTGGCGATGTATCAGAGGTGGAGAAGCTACTAATTGGCATTAATTTTGAGAAGTCTGCAATCGCCCATGCGCTAGAAGATGTGGACGTAAAACATTATTTTGGAAATATTACCAAAGAAGAATTGATTAATCTGATATATTAA
- the hemH gene encoding ferrochelatase produces MSKKKMGLLVMAYGTPYKEDDLERYYTHIRYGRKPSPDMLQDLRDRYDAIGGISPLARITEDQANALKEHLNSIQDEIEFTVYLGLKHIEPFVEDAVQQMKDDGIEEAVSIVLAPHFSTFSVKSYNGRAKEEAEKIGGPSIVSVESWYDEPKFIQYWVDRVKETFGSMQDEEREKAVLIVSAHSLPEKIIQAGDPYPQQLQETADLIAKGAGVENYVIAWQSEGNTPDPWLGPDVQDITRELHETKGFTSFVYTPVGFVSDHLEVLYDNDYECKVVTDELGAKYYRPEMPNTQPAFIDAMATVVLEELKKSKM; encoded by the coding sequence ATGTCAAAGAAAAAAATGGGCTTATTAGTAATGGCATACGGTACGCCATACAAAGAAGATGACCTAGAGCGCTACTATACTCATATTCGTTATGGAAGAAAACCTTCCCCTGACATGCTGCAGGATTTACGTGACCGATATGATGCTATTGGAGGTATTTCTCCTTTAGCTCGCATTACCGAAGATCAGGCAAACGCATTAAAGGAGCATTTAAACAGCATTCAAGATGAGATTGAATTTACGGTTTATCTTGGATTAAAGCATATTGAGCCATTTGTGGAAGATGCCGTACAGCAAATGAAGGATGATGGAATAGAGGAAGCGGTAAGTATCGTTCTGGCCCCTCATTTCTCCACGTTCAGCGTAAAGTCATATAATGGCCGTGCAAAAGAAGAGGCTGAAAAAATTGGTGGACCATCCATTGTTTCCGTGGAAAGCTGGTATGACGAGCCAAAGTTTATTCAGTACTGGGTAGACCGTGTGAAAGAAACGTTTGGCTCTATGCAGGATGAAGAGCGTGAGAAGGCAGTGTTGATTGTGTCTGCTCATAGCCTTCCAGAAAAAATTATTCAAGCAGGCGACCCGTATCCACAGCAGCTGCAAGAAACAGCTGATTTGATTGCAAAAGGTGCAGGAGTCGAAAATTATGTTATCGCTTGGCAGAGTGAAGGAAATACACCTGATCCATGGCTAGGCCCAGATGTTCAGGATATCACCCGCGAGCTGCATGAAACGAAAGGATTCACTTCCTTTGTTTATACACCAGTAGGATTTGTATCAGATCACCTAGAAGTGCTCTATGATAACGACTATGAGTGCAAGGTCGTAACAGATGAGCTTGGTGCCAAATACTATCGTCCGGAAATGCCAAATACGCAACCAGCGTTTATTGATGCAATGGCAACGGTAGTATTAGAAGAATTGAAAAAGAGTAAAATGTAA
- a CDS encoding YhgE/Pip domain-containing protein, translating to MKSILAEWKELFTNKKLLVPVLAVLFIPLLYSGMFLWAFWDPYDQLDQLPVAVVNLDEGAIYEGNTLTIGEDLQENLKKNDGFKWEFVSKDEAYDGLKEQYYYMVIEIPSDFSKHATTLLDDKPSPLEMKFVPNESYNFLSAQIGSTAIEKIKEEVSSELTSTYAEAMFSNVETMAEGYKQAAEGSNSLNSGVHELKDGSETLKKGLEEIADKSIVFQKGVGRVEAGVAGIHHGNEELSKGLAQLVKGQEKLSVGSVYLHNGAKALNEGLKDSDAGVSQLLQVEGELSKGVQGLAEGLSHIAAETTQFKKGGDEAKEQAVKLAEGMGQLKQLLQPIIDEASEEEKAQITAQIAELTNGSNELSQRLSQLEQGAIGLEQGTVMMEQNGKKLAEVQMGFAKGLEDLAKGSEKLTVGSSELVANHQEFNQKFTEFGRGLGEANKGSAKLTEGTNQLVAGIQELNGGASLFQQGTSELAEGSKNIYSGLAEVGKGTETLKEKLEEASEKSGSVNGTEQTYDMFANPVHVKAEVDNGVPNYGTGFAPYFLSLGLFVGALLLSIVFPLRDPAGTPKSGTWWFVGKVAVLAVVGVLQALLADGVLILGLGVEVQNLTFFIFFSILTSFTFIALVQFLVTTLGDPGRFVAIIILILQLTTSAGTFPLELIPNMLQPFNLFLPMTYSVSGFKAIISSGDFSIMRENVNVLIGFMLVMLAGTWSYFMFKYRKLYKN from the coding sequence ATGAAAAGTATTTTAGCAGAATGGAAAGAATTATTTACAAATAAAAAACTGCTTGTCCCAGTTTTAGCAGTACTATTTATCCCACTACTTTACAGTGGAATGTTCCTTTGGGCTTTTTGGGATCCATATGACCAACTGGATCAGCTTCCTGTTGCAGTAGTAAATTTGGATGAAGGTGCTATATATGAGGGAAACACATTAACAATCGGTGAAGATCTTCAAGAAAACCTTAAAAAAAATGACGGCTTTAAATGGGAGTTTGTCTCAAAGGATGAGGCTTATGATGGTTTAAAAGAGCAATATTATTACATGGTGATTGAAATCCCTAGTGATTTTTCTAAACATGCCACAACTCTTTTGGATGATAAACCTTCTCCCTTGGAAATGAAATTTGTTCCAAACGAAAGCTATAATTTTCTGTCTGCGCAGATAGGCTCCACAGCTATAGAAAAGATCAAGGAAGAAGTCTCAAGCGAACTGACTAGTACGTATGCAGAAGCAATGTTTTCCAATGTGGAAACAATGGCAGAAGGGTATAAACAGGCAGCAGAAGGTAGCAATAGTTTAAATAGTGGGGTGCATGAATTAAAAGACGGCTCCGAGACGTTGAAAAAAGGGCTAGAAGAGATTGCTGATAAATCCATTGTTTTTCAAAAAGGAGTAGGGAGAGTAGAAGCAGGCGTTGCGGGTATTCATCATGGAAATGAAGAACTGTCAAAAGGATTGGCGCAACTCGTTAAAGGACAGGAAAAGCTATCCGTGGGATCGGTTTATCTCCATAATGGAGCAAAAGCACTTAACGAAGGTTTAAAAGATAGCGATGCAGGCGTTTCTCAACTGCTTCAAGTAGAGGGTGAGCTTTCTAAAGGAGTGCAAGGATTGGCAGAAGGGTTATCTCATATCGCTGCAGAGACCACTCAGTTTAAAAAAGGAGGGGACGAGGCAAAAGAACAAGCCGTTAAGTTAGCGGAAGGAATGGGACAACTGAAACAATTGCTACAGCCAATTATCGATGAGGCCAGTGAGGAAGAAAAAGCTCAAATTACAGCACAAATTGCAGAGCTTACCAATGGCTCAAACGAACTTTCACAACGACTGTCACAGCTAGAACAAGGTGCAATTGGATTAGAACAAGGTACAGTTATGATGGAGCAGAACGGAAAGAAACTTGCCGAGGTTCAGATGGGTTTTGCAAAGGGCTTAGAAGATTTGGCAAAAGGGTCTGAAAAACTTACAGTAGGTTCGTCTGAACTTGTAGCTAATCACCAAGAATTTAATCAAAAATTCACAGAATTCGGCAGGGGATTAGGAGAAGCAAACAAAGGTAGCGCAAAGCTTACTGAAGGTACTAATCAACTTGTGGCTGGTATACAAGAACTGAATGGAGGAGCATCACTATTTCAACAAGGTACCTCTGAATTGGCAGAAGGGTCAAAGAATATTTATTCCGGTTTAGCAGAAGTTGGAAAAGGAACAGAAACCTTGAAAGAGAAGTTAGAGGAAGCTTCTGAAAAATCAGGATCGGTGAATGGAACAGAGCAAACGTATGATATGTTTGCTAATCCTGTGCACGTAAAGGCAGAGGTTGATAACGGTGTTCCTAATTATGGAACCGGTTTTGCCCCTTACTTTTTATCCTTAGGTTTATTTGTGGGTGCGTTGCTTTTATCCATTGTGTTTCCTTTACGAGATCCTGCAGGAACTCCGAAATCCGGAACATGGTGGTTCGTAGGAAAAGTAGCAGTACTTGCAGTAGTGGGAGTATTACAAGCTCTTTTAGCAGACGGTGTGTTAATATTAGGTTTAGGAGTGGAAGTGCAAAACCTTACATTTTTCATCTTTTTCAGCATTCTTACTTCTTTTACTTTTATTGCTCTAGTCCAATTTTTGGTCACCACGCTTGGTGATCCAGGAAGATTTGTTGCTATCATCATTTTGATTTTGCAACTAACAACCAGCGCAGGTACTTTCCCGCTTGAGCTTATTCCTAACATGCTACAACCATTTAATCTGTTTTTACCGATGACTTATTCGGTATCAGGTTTTAAAGCTATTATTTCAAGCGGTGATTTCAGTATTATGAGGGAAAATGTAAATGTACTAATAGGATTTATGTTGGTAATGCTCGCTGGAACTTGGTCCTATTTTATGTTTAAGTATAGGAAGCTTTATAAGAATTAG